A section of the Lagopus muta isolate bLagMut1 chromosome 17, bLagMut1 primary, whole genome shotgun sequence genome encodes:
- the NIPSNAP1 gene encoding protein NipSnap homolog 1 isoform X1, with protein sequence MAAARAGGGAVLLRRLQGGGGCGALGGARAYSQDAEGSWFRSLFVHKVDPRKDAHSNLLSKKETSNLYKIQFHNVKPECLDAYNSLTEEVLPKLHSDADYPCDLVGNWNTWYGEQDQAVHLWRFSGGYPALMDCMNKLKQNKEYLDFRKERSHMLLSRRNQLLLEFSFWNEPLPRKGPNIYELRTYKLKPGTMIEWGNNWARAIKYRQENQEAVGGFFSQIGELYVVHHLWAYKDLQSREETRNAAWRKRGWDENVYYTVPLIRTMESRIMIPLKISPLQ encoded by the exons ATGGCGGCGGCGCGGGCAGGAGGCGGTGCGGTGCTGCTGCGGCGGCTGCaaggcggcggcggctgcggggccCTCGGCGGGGCGCG GGCATACTCACAGGATGCTGAGGGCAGCTGGTTCCGCTCCCTGTTTGTGCACAAGGTGGATCCACGCAAGGATGCCCATTCCAATCTTCTGTCCAAGAAAGAGACCAGCAACCTCTACAAGATCCAGT TTCACAATGTGAAGCCAGAATGTCTGGATGCCTACAACAGCCTGAC GGAGGAGGTGCTGCCCAAGCTGCACTCAGATGCCGATTACCCTTGTGACCTGGTTGGGAACTGGAATACGTGGTACGGGGAGCAGGACCAAGCAG TGCACCTCTGGCGCTTCTCTGGTGGGTACCCAGCCCTCATGGACTGCATGAACAAGCTGAAGCAGAATAAG GAGTACCTGGATTTCCGCAAGGAGAGGAGCCACATGCTGCTGTCCCGCAGgaaccagctgctgctggagttcagcTTTTGGAATGAGCCCCTGCCCCGCAAGGGGCCCAACATCTACGAGCTGAGGACCTACAAGCTCAAG CCAGGGACCATGATCGAGTGGGGCAATAACTG GGCTCGGGCCATAAAGTACCGCCAGGAGAATCAGGAGGCAGTGGGCGGCTTCTTCTCTCAGATCGGGGAGCTGTATGTTGTGCACCACCTCTGGG CCTACAAGGACCTGCAGTCCCGTGAGGAGACAAGGAACGCAGCGTGGAGGAAGCGGGGCTGGGATGAGAATGTCTACTACACGG TGCCGCTGATTCGGACGATGGAGTCCCGGATCATGATCCCCCTGAAGATCTCCCCGCTGCAATGA
- the NIPSNAP1 gene encoding protein NipSnap homolog 1 isoform X2, with protein sequence MNETSPWGALALLTAWSRRAYSQDAEGSWFRSLFVHKVDPRKDAHSNLLSKKETSNLYKIQFHNVKPECLDAYNSLTEEVLPKLHSDADYPCDLVGNWNTWYGEQDQAVHLWRFSGGYPALMDCMNKLKQNKEYLDFRKERSHMLLSRRNQLLLEFSFWNEPLPRKGPNIYELRTYKLKPGTMIEWGNNWARAIKYRQENQEAVGGFFSQIGELYVVHHLWAYKDLQSREETRNAAWRKRGWDENVYYTVPLIRTMESRIMIPLKISPLQ encoded by the exons ATGAATGAGACCTCTCCCTGGGGAGCACTGG CCCTGCTGACGGCGTGGTCCCGCAGGGCATACTCACAGGATGCTGAGGGCAGCTGGTTCCGCTCCCTGTTTGTGCACAAGGTGGATCCACGCAAGGATGCCCATTCCAATCTTCTGTCCAAGAAAGAGACCAGCAACCTCTACAAGATCCAGT TTCACAATGTGAAGCCAGAATGTCTGGATGCCTACAACAGCCTGAC GGAGGAGGTGCTGCCCAAGCTGCACTCAGATGCCGATTACCCTTGTGACCTGGTTGGGAACTGGAATACGTGGTACGGGGAGCAGGACCAAGCAG TGCACCTCTGGCGCTTCTCTGGTGGGTACCCAGCCCTCATGGACTGCATGAACAAGCTGAAGCAGAATAAG GAGTACCTGGATTTCCGCAAGGAGAGGAGCCACATGCTGCTGTCCCGCAGgaaccagctgctgctggagttcagcTTTTGGAATGAGCCCCTGCCCCGCAAGGGGCCCAACATCTACGAGCTGAGGACCTACAAGCTCAAG CCAGGGACCATGATCGAGTGGGGCAATAACTG GGCTCGGGCCATAAAGTACCGCCAGGAGAATCAGGAGGCAGTGGGCGGCTTCTTCTCTCAGATCGGGGAGCTGTATGTTGTGCACCACCTCTGGG CCTACAAGGACCTGCAGTCCCGTGAGGAGACAAGGAACGCAGCGTGGAGGAAGCGGGGCTGGGATGAGAATGTCTACTACACGG TGCCGCTGATTCGGACGATGGAGTCCCGGATCATGATCCCCCTGAAGATCTCCCCGCTGCAATGA